A genome region from Sceloporus undulatus isolate JIND9_A2432 ecotype Alabama chromosome 1, SceUnd_v1.1, whole genome shotgun sequence includes the following:
- the LOC121927566 gene encoding pre-mRNA-splicing regulator WTAP: MTNEEPLPKKVRLSETDFKVLPRDELILRWKQYEAYVQALEGKYTDLNSNDVTGLRESEEKLKQQQQESARRENILVMRLATKEQEMQECTNQIQYLKQVQQPSVAQLRTTMVDPAINLFFLKMKGELEQTKDKLEQAQNELSAWKFTPDSQTGKKLMAKCRMLIQENQELGRQLSQGRIAQLEAELALQKKYSEELKSSQDELNDFIIQLDEEVEGMQSTILVLQQQLKETRQQLVQYQQSQSSAPGTSRTPASEAIDQVEGMSKDCSRLANGPSNGSSSHQRTAGPGFYREGSGAEDDFPPSPSNGNKLSNHSEDRTGRGSGSYINQLSTGYESVDSPTGSENSLTHHSNDTDSNHDPQEEKTVSVKGNRTAGSRHVQNGLDSNVNVQGSVL; the protein is encoded by the exons GTGGAAGCAATATGAAGCATATGTACAAGCTCTGGAGGGGAAATACACAGACCTTAATT CTAACGATGTAACTGGACTGAGAGAATCTGAAGAAAAGCTgaagcagcaacagcaagaaTCTGCTCGAAGAGAAAATATCCTGGTGATGCGACTGGCAACAAAGGAACAAGAGATGCAAGAGTGTACT aatcagATCCAGTACCTCAAGCAAGTCCAGCAGCCGAGTGTTGCTCAACTGAGAACGACAATGGTAGACCCAGCCATCAACTTGTTTTTCCTAAAAATGAAAGGTGAACTGGAACAGACTAAAGACAAACTGGAACAAGCCCAAAATGAACTGAGTGCCTGGAAGTTTACACCTGATAG CCAAACAGGTAAAAAGTTAATGGCGAAGTGTCGAATGCTTATCCAGGAGAATCAAGAGCTTGGAAGGCAGCTGTCCCAAGGACGTATTGCACAACTTGAGGCAGAGTTGGCTTTACAGAAGAAATATAGTGAGGAGCTTAAAAGCAGTCAGGATG AACTGAATGATTTCATCATCCAGCTTGATGAGGAAGTAGAAGGTATGCAGAGTACCATTCTAGTCCTACAGCAGCAATTGAAGGAGACTCGCCAGCAGTTGGTTCAGTATCAGCAGTCGCAATCCTCAGCTCCAGGCACCAGCCGGACTCCAGCTTCCGAAGCGATAGATCAGGTAGAGGGAATGAGCAAAGACTGCAGTCGTCTGGCTAATGGACCAAGCAATGGCAGCTCTTCCCATCAGAGGACAGCTGGGCCTGGTTTTTATAGAGAGGGTAGTGGCGCAGAGGATGACTTTCCACCCTCACCAAGCAATGGTAATAAGCTTTCCAACCACTCTGAAGATAGAACTGGCAGAGGATCTGGTAGCTATATAAATCAACTCAGTACTGGGTACGAAAGTGTAGACTCTCCCACTGGTAGTGAAAATTCTCTAACACACCATTCAAATGACACAGACTCCAATCATGATCCTCAAGAGGAGAAAACAGTCAGTGTGAAAGGTAACAGAACTGCGGGGTCTCGTCATGTTCAGAATGGTTTGGACTCAAATGTAAATGTACAGGGTTCAGTTTTGTAA